A genomic region of Candidatus Paceibacterota bacterium contains the following coding sequences:
- a CDS encoding glycosyl hydrolase family 28-related protein, which produces MHFQSSRLSRRGFVEHSALAAGFLGAASLVPASSHAAASAVAAGARVNARQHGAKGDGVADDSKALQAALNASQKDGPICYVPPGLYRLEAPLTVPPGVTLFGASGGVPHSEHPIGTVLLAVAGRGQADGEPLITLKPNGVVRNLVIHYPEQSLAEVAPYPWSIRADGELCQILDVTLTNPYQAIDVGSRWNELHLVRNVFACPLKIGVYIDQCTDIGRIENVHFNPNFWTRMALNPRFAGGDIQAYLEKNLVGFKIGKTDWEFISNSFVIFPRIGFHFDDFGHGPGNVVVTQSGSDICPVAVRVDRSQPHAGVQFANAQFMSTIEVGPHNQGPVKLANCGFWGTAATREHVRLAGDSSLVLTACHFNGWDQPGKGDPCIRASGGRLVVNGCEFVDQGKRAVVLEKGLKAATIFGCTLRGPQAITDQSGADVQIGLNTSH; this is translated from the coding sequence ATGCACTTCCAATCCTCCCGCCTCTCGCGACGCGGTTTCGTGGAACATTCCGCGCTGGCAGCCGGCTTCCTCGGCGCCGCCAGCCTGGTGCCCGCGAGCAGTCACGCCGCCGCCTCGGCGGTGGCCGCGGGCGCGCGCGTGAACGCCCGTCAGCATGGGGCAAAGGGCGACGGCGTGGCCGACGACTCGAAAGCGCTGCAAGCAGCCTTGAATGCATCGCAGAAGGACGGCCCGATCTGCTATGTGCCGCCCGGTCTCTACCGCTTGGAGGCGCCGCTGACCGTCCCGCCCGGCGTGACTTTGTTTGGCGCGTCGGGCGGCGTGCCCCACAGCGAACACCCCATCGGCACGGTTCTGCTGGCCGTTGCCGGGCGCGGCCAAGCCGACGGCGAGCCGCTAATTACGCTTAAGCCCAACGGCGTCGTGCGGAACCTCGTCATCCATTATCCCGAACAATCCCTCGCTGAGGTGGCGCCCTACCCGTGGTCAATCCGGGCCGATGGCGAGCTCTGCCAGATTCTGGACGTCACCCTCACCAATCCCTACCAGGCGATTGATGTCGGCAGCCGCTGGAACGAGCTGCACCTGGTCCGAAACGTGTTCGCCTGCCCGCTCAAGATCGGGGTCTATATTGATCAATGCACCGATATCGGGCGCATCGAAAATGTCCACTTCAACCCCAATTTCTGGACCCGCATGGCCCTGAACCCCAGGTTCGCCGGCGGCGACATCCAGGCGTACTTGGAGAAGAACCTTGTGGGCTTCAAGATCGGCAAGACCGACTGGGAGTTCATCAGCAACAGCTTCGTTATATTCCCCAGGATCGGCTTCCACTTTGACGACTTTGGCCACGGGCCCGGCAACGTCGTTGTTACTCAATCCGGCAGCGACATCTGCCCCGTTGCCGTGCGCGTGGATCGTTCGCAGCCGCACGCCGGTGTTCAATTCGCCAACGCGCAGTTCATGTCCACCATCGAAGTAGGTCCGCACAACCAGGGCCCGGTCAAACTCGCTAACTGCGGCTTCTGGGGCACGGCCGCAACCCGGGAGCATGTCCGCCTTGCGGGCGACAGTTCGCTGGTGCTCACCGCCTGCCACTTCAACGGCTGGGACCAGCCGGGCAAGGGCGACCCCTGCATCCGGGCCAGTGGCGGGCGGTTGGTTGTCAACGGTTGTGAGTTCGTGGATCAGGGCAAGCGCGCCGTGGTGCTGGAGAAGGGCCTGAAAGCGGCGACTATCTTCGGCTGCACCTTGCGCGGGCCGCAAGCAATCACGGACCAGTCCGGCGCCGACGTGCAAATCGGCCTGAACACCAGCCACTAA
- a CDS encoding aldo/keto reductase gives MKKKSLGSSGLTASIVGLGAWVLGGGQTWGKDTDDAESVRTIQAALDLGINLIDTAPGYGWGRSERVVGRALKGRRDKAIVATKCGMWWEDTRGSFFAEMDGRKVNRSLRPDTIRIEIENSLRRLDTDCIDLYQTHWPSVPPDFTPIADTMAVLLKLKEQGKIRAIGVSNVSLDELRENVRCGAIASDQFRYSMLHREAERDILPYCAQNHIGTLTYMSLEQGLLTGKIGMDRQFAPGEFRSNTAWNDWLIPANRQRVIALLASWEDLTTKYRCTLSQLVIAWTAAQPGVTHVLAGARNPAQLEENAKAGELDLEPADLLRIRNDVMALGEPVKA, from the coding sequence ATGAAAAAGAAATCTCTGGGCAGTTCTGGTTTGACCGCTTCCATTGTAGGCCTTGGGGCCTGGGTGCTGGGCGGCGGGCAAACATGGGGAAAGGACACCGATGATGCGGAGTCGGTGCGCACCATCCAGGCGGCGCTGGACCTGGGCATCAATCTCATTGATACGGCTCCCGGCTATGGGTGGGGCCGCAGCGAGCGGGTCGTGGGGCGAGCGCTGAAAGGCCGGCGGGATAAGGCGATTGTCGCCACGAAATGCGGCATGTGGTGGGAAGACACACGCGGCAGCTTCTTTGCCGAGATGGACGGCCGGAAAGTCAACCGGAGCCTGCGGCCCGATACCATCCGCATCGAAATCGAGAACAGCCTGCGGCGACTGGACACCGACTGCATTGACCTTTACCAGACGCATTGGCCAAGCGTGCCCCCTGACTTCACCCCCATCGCCGACACGATGGCCGTGCTGCTGAAGCTCAAGGAACAAGGCAAGATCCGCGCCATTGGGGTTTCCAACGTTTCATTGGACGAACTGCGGGAGAACGTGCGGTGCGGCGCCATCGCGAGCGACCAGTTCCGCTACTCGATGCTGCACCGCGAAGCCGAGCGGGACATTCTGCCGTATTGCGCGCAAAACCACATCGGCACGCTGACCTACATGTCCCTCGAACAGGGTCTGCTCACCGGCAAGATCGGCATGGATCGCCAGTTTGCCCCCGGGGAATTCCGCAGCAACACCGCCTGGAATGATTGGCTCATCCCGGCCAACCGCCAACGCGTAATTGCTTTGCTGGCCTCCTGGGAGGACCTGACCACCAAGTACCGTTGCACCCTCTCCCAACTCGTCATCGCATGGACGGCCGCGCAACCGGGGGTCACCCACGTGCTGGCCGGGGCTCGCAATCCTGCGCAACTGGAAGAAAACGCCAAAGCGGGCGAGTTGGACCTCGAGCCGGCCGACCTCCTTCGTATTCGCAACGACGTGATGGCACTCGGTGAGCCGGTCAAGGCCTAG